The DNA sequence CATAATGATACCGTTGTggtaatttgtttgttatttgttaaatgaTATTGTTTCGCTAAACTGCATAGCTTTCCTCATGGATTCATAAAACAGTGTTTCTGAAATGCAGCTTCATCAGTCAATAATAATCCCTCAGTCCACAGCCATGTTCACATCAATCTTATGCCATGCCGAACATAATAAGCCGGATAAGTCTGTCAACAGTATTCAAACAactagaaaaaaagttgtttcattaaaatattaagtTTTGCTTATGTAATTCATAAAGCAGTGATATTGAAGCAGTCAAGAAGCAGTCAAACATAATTCTTTAGCCAGCAGTCATGTTCACAGCATTTTGATGCAATGCTCAGCATTTTACAGTGTCTTGAAGAATGTTTATGTGTCTGCAGTGCTAACTATATTAAAATACTACTAGCACAATCGATATCAGTTAAATTGTAGTGTGAAAGGTGACTGATGTCTAAAACTGACGCGACAAAACAAAAACTTCcgcaaaatatatataatcaacaCCTACGAGAAATATCTTCGCAATATTTATAATCTGACCGACTGAAAAGGTGACAGTGCACATACGAAGCTATTGTACATTATATGGAAAGTAAAGAACCATATTATTAATTTCTTGATACATTGTATAAGGTCTGTTGTACTTTAATAGTGATAAAATCATAGACAACGGACTTAGTACAACACTAAAAACCCTGcgaaatataaaagaataataCAGAAATACTAAATTTACTTCTTTCTCTGGTGTTATGACGCACACCGGCTAAAATGTAAGCAATAAAAATGTACGTACATTTAAGAAaacaacaatttcttgttatgtAAACAGGAttatattgcagaaaaaaaatcagtttcataTACAGTGTTCTATGTGCAGTCTTTTACTGTATTCGtatcatatatttcatatttttctgaaatttcttTCACATTAACTTACGTCAGAAcatgtgaaaaatataatatagtttattatatatttcttttataggAAAAACTTCTTGGATCCATTTTTTCGGGTTTTGTGTTATTcgtttcaatattttgttgatgATACAATATTGTATTGATAATATTTATAAACTTGTCATTTAACGttagataaaacaaaagaaatgataaaatatgaaaataatatagcATACCGTAAGTTAATATATTTGCTCCTTAAAATTCAATCTAATTTTCAAAGGCACGTTTCACGAAAATGCATATTAGTGGTTTCTGTCGTCCATTACGCCGTTAAAATTATGTTGTACATAATATACTGTACAGTAGCTTTAACTTTTATATGTCACTGAcctctaaccctaacctttagacGAGTTTATGTTAATCGGGTTACCAGATTTTAGGACTGACTTTATCATACAGCTGTatgaaaaatatctgtttttcATAACCTGATATAAAAACCTCAGATCCCCTctataaattccagtttgttgAGTATAATTTCTCGCAAAGGACAAGCCCATGACTTTTACTGGGGGCCATATGCCGTTATTctatgtatcattgaaggtttcatgtatATCACCATATGaacatatctgcggatgtctctaaattctttttggtacttgtaacatgtgcaaatgttgagttctactcatTCCGGGGTTTGAGGGCtcggacggtagcatgcattttcactatcatataagaacaggctcaatcgaaccgagcctgcaatacTTTGATATTTGTCGTGCTAGGCGACCAGTGGAGttaccattttttatgtttattacgTTAGCAGAATGCTTTTGAAAAATGACTgactagctcagtaggtagaacagTCAAGATTGTGATCGATACAAGGTAGGTTCAAATCCCGTGCTGAAATTTGTCATTCAACATCTTTTTAACAATGTTAATTGGATTAGCATTCTTTTCTCTTTTCGAACACGTTATTTTATGAGGAGTTTATCGACACGTACTTCAGTGTTTCGATAATAGGCCCAACTAAGCCAGTCTCAATCCACTAGTTTATTTTAATCACCATTATACTCGCACATAAATGAGTTGGCTGATCATATAACCAAAACCTCTCCATAAACAGAAATATACTATCTTTTAAAGTGCATCAGTGGCGAACCTCGTTAACAACAGAGATAAAATTAACGTGCGGAAACTCACGAGATAGACACATTTATAGATGCAGTCTTAAAATTATTTGAGGCAATTTGTAGCTCGATTATTGAAGAGAAATCTTCGAAATTGTTGGcgtatattgtttgtttgttcagCTAAAATTTTGGATGTTTGGTTTAGCTTTTGTTTTCAGCTGTTGATAGTTGCAGTTATTGTTCATGTTTATGATTAGACCGATTAgactgattattttattttttgtgttgaCGAGTTTTGTTTAGTGTATatatttccaattttttttttatttggttgcaAAATGTTTAGAATGTTCTGAGTTTTAAGACCGATCGTTTGGTTTTAAACGGTTCTTGGGCAGGGTATGAATATTTAATTACTGTTGATGTTTTGTTTATCATAATATATCTCTGTCTATGTGATAAGGCTTGCTGACAAAGTGGggcaaatttaaatttgtttatgaaTGAGAATGTAcgattagtttaaacatattttattccaagtaatacatgtacaaataaatacatacatcAAGTTTGAATGTACGATTTAGGTGTAAATAGTACGCCACCATCTTTAAGTAGATATGAACAGTAAtgaaaaatatacaacaaaaaatgttCGAACTCAATAAAGGGCTAGTTCCCAAGGTAAATATTATACATAGTCATGAGGTTCTTTTATCAGCGTTTAAGTTCTTGATACTTATAAAATGACTTCGTCTGTTATTTAGAAAGTAACCAACAAACCTATGTTACtgtaattttttcaaaactgtcaTACTTACTTGACGAGatcgaaataatttcaaaaagattttacttacatttgtatatatgatATGTCCTGAACATGTTAGAAAATAgcatcaacaacaacaatttcaTAAAACGCACGCAATTAGCCCTGTTTTGTAATATTACACTGACACAAATTAAAATTCGTGTCATGATCGCTAGCCGAAAAACTGAAATTAACAAAACTAGATACACGATGGTATTCAATGCATGTCGACACATGCATGCACGCACTCCTACACATACaatgaacagccatttggacgccTATGCCGAGCTAACCACAACCAAGTTCgacaaaaagaaattattctcCATAATTGTTCTCTGTCTGTGTACAATGTATTAATAAAAACTGTCTAGCACTTTTAAAGTTGCCTATTTTGTGTGAGGCGGACTGACTGACTAATTTATGAATTTGGGAGGACCACTTATCCCATCCGTTAACAGACATGTACAAACACATTACTTATAAACGCATGCCATCCCAAAAGGCAAAGGAACGATGTATTCGATGTGGGGTGTCATAACGACGATTGGTGTGTCGGCTTTTTGAGAGATGGCATTAGGTGTGGCACCACAATGAAGATTATTCTAGataaatgtataacaaaaattgcactttaatcatatttttttcaatggacAACTTTTGTGTACTCTataaaaacaatatatcattTACAGAACAAACTCCGTTAAATAATTGGCATCCATGCTTTTTCTGAGACTCTTTCGATTAATTACTCATAATTGCACTAAGTAGCTTCTATAtcatatatttcaacaaaaagttCTTGCTTATTTGCGAAGCAACATTATGGCTTGCAATAACTCATGGTGTTATCTATTTTGTACGTGTCAATGTTTGCTGTAAATGATAGAGAAACTCAACAGTTATTTCTCGAAGTGTATTCAAAAGTGTACAATAATATacaatttatgacaaaaaaattcACAAGATTTTGTCAAACggaatttcaaataaatatttctcatgCACAAAGCTTAACACTTTATATGTATGTTCTTCCCTTTTTGTAAATGTTAGAGTTTTTCAAGAGAGGCATTTTATAATGCTATTTAATCTTGAAAAATGTTTTcgataaaatttaataaaatcttaagcgagttcgagatatcgagtttgaACTGTATCTACATATGGCTGTTTGATTGACATTATCTTGTATAAATGGATAGCACCTTTTGGtaaaatttatgtttatgttGCTGTGCTAAAACATTATATATCAGAAAAATCATGTGTCAAGGAAAGTACTAAAAAGCCAAACAAATGTTGCATGATCTTCTGAATAATTATAAACAGTGACGTTACCTATTCAATTACACCGACAGGAAAACTGTTCTTCTGTGAAGCCAGACCTCTTCATACATTCTTACAATTATGGCTTTTGGAGAGAACAGCAGGcgaattttgtaaaactgaaaaatatatgtcatttttgaaaacattttgtcacAATAACCTTTAATTTTTATTCAGAGTATATAGCAACTGTTTACATAGTTACCATACAAGTCAACACATTCTGCTGTTCTGAGATTCTCCCATGAAaaacttaaaggtggtcaatctcATCCAAGCAAATTTTATGGCATTCAAAATGAAAAGTAGATCTGGTACTAATAAATCTGGCATCAATTCCAAGGACATAATAGAACctctaaaatgtttttatgactCAACCGCAAAAAAAACTGTTCCACTATTTTCCATATACTACAGACTCCTAAGCAATCATCAGTTTGAAAGGAAATATCATTATGATGCGGCTTCTATCAAAGGATATCATTGAATCTTTGAATGccatttttcttgcattttagaCAAAAACTAAAACTCAATTCActtaaaaggggaaaatttaaatttaaaaagttaaaaaaaaatatttgtttgcattGCTTTGATATAGATGAGTGTTTTTTCTACTTATTTCCTTTTCAGCCAAAACAGACAtgattagaaatcaaaataaaagaaaattgaagCTGTCAGTATTTAAGACTACATGTACTAGTgaatttgattttacattttataaaaataagtaaGTATATACTTAATTGCCATGGAAAAGCTACTGATTAAGTTTCACTTAAATTTGcctatgtatttgtttttaactaATTTGTACACTTTGTATCAAAACAATGGTCTATTAGGCGTTAAGCTTGATCTTTAATCATGAATAACATGAGTAAATTTTTCCTCGGAGACAATTTGTCAAAATGGGACCGAGTTTACTGGCGAGGAATTAACTGTAAGACATCATTTATGAGCTTTTTAAGGACTTTCGACCACTTcacaataaaaaacaatgaaGAAGAGTAAAACTGTACCATTTAAATGAAACGATATATATACAACTGCctgttttgatttgaaacaaaccttTTCCGGAGAAAGTGCTTTCGATTGTCTATCGCACAGCCGCCGCCACGTTTGTTTACCAAGATCCCCTCAGTCAATCAGGTTACAGATTTTGTCGCTGGTGGTTACCTGTCGTACTTTTTTgaagttcgcaggggaccagtctacttttttcattgcatttatatgaaaccaaactaTTCGCTTTTTACTAACTAAAACAACACATAGTTTGTTAAATGCTTAGTGTCCGGTAGCCTTTAAAACTATTCAAGTATATAATTAGCTCAAATAAACATCATAATgaataaatatgcaaattttgcataaaatatgcAACAAGGAAGTGTTTGCCATATACGGTTGTTGCTTGCTAGTTTTTGCCAGTGTAAACGATTTTATCCGGTTGCTTTCAACTGCGCCTGCGTAAAACGGAAAAAATGAAATGCGTATATTATCAATTGTGTGTCTTATGTTGTGTTAAAAagcatattcatttataaatcatGGATGGTCACTGTCCAACTATGAAGCCGTCTCAAATTCGATACTCTGCAGtttctgaaaaagatatggatGATAATGGAATATTGATTGGACAAGAGCTTGATGACCTTATAAAAAACAGGTGATTTTCATGTtacctttttatttttgtctgatATGTCATGATTATCAGTATAATTACATACTCGAAACATAAATGAGCACATTAATTACACGTAACTGCATTACGTCTATTAACAAAACGGATCAAACGTTTAAATAACAATTGTTGTAAtataattttccaaaaatattgtcttaaaattgTAATACAATACAACTTTTAAAACGAAACAAAGGTTGCATTACATATAAAAGAAGTAAGGATAGGTaattattttgttggttttaagtTCACATTAACACATATAACAACATAATAATAACGACACAGGTGTGTTTCGGGCCAGTATTTTAGGTACTAATGTGTACTTATCATCGATCTTCCGCAAATCAGTTGAATTGCTACCTAAGTGACGTAAAAAGCAAGGCTCCGACTAATAAGTTGATGGACAGTAGCTGAAGTATCCTAAAGTTTAATATATACGAAATAAgtctaaaattctaaatacatatatgattCAGATGCTTATATACTATagctgctattgaccataagaaTAATCTTCTtaatggcaattgtccatcactagtaaaattgGGAAGGATAAACAACtgtgtctgtaacaactatgaatTCCCAAGCATCATTTCCTAATTCGCTGagctcaaacaaaaataaattatctttccCATAATCAGAGGATCAACAGGAGCAAAACAGAttaataatttaacatttaggCTTTGTTATCCGCATTGCTATAGTATAACACTCAACTTCAGCCATATAATCTACCAGTTGATTAATGTATATATTGAAAACATACGGTCATGAATATACTTTCCGGGTCATTATGCTGCGAGGCGCCTACTCAACTCTAATTCCCTCTCAAGCTCCGACTTAAGTGGGTGGTATAAAGAAACAAAGTTTCAACACAAGCCACCTTCTTCTTATGCCCGGATACCAATTTCCCAAAATTTCAAGATATCGATCTTTTCGtcatttattgaaaaagtttTGGCGTCCAGTTTTGAAAGAATTTTCGAAACGAGTCCATCTCGCGGAAAGGGCcatcattgatattattacttaCTCCAATGTTGTTTGTACGAATATTAACGCAATTgtctttccatataaaatgtatagtgaatgcaaattttgtatacatcAAATAAGGTTGGAAAAGGAACTCGCGTTGCAACAAATTTTGACCTGCATAAATAGACAGCCTAAACCAAGTCCTCCCAAAATGCCAGCCCCTATCCCTCTCCCCGACCTAGATTTGTAACGTTCATCAATTTATATAGTCCTTTCTTTACATTCCGAGccatttgtcaatattttcttcaTACTGAAGAAGCATAGTTTTGGTTAGAAAAGTCAGCAGAAGCCTCCTTTTCTTTACGTTTTCTCTGAAGTTTCCACGGGGGAGCCTCTCTTTACCCCTCCGGAGGAGTTGATTCCTCCTCCCACACTCTTTTTACATTGGGTAACATCTAAATTGATCACGCTAAGTCCCTGGCGTTAAAAACTATTATAAACTATCTTTGCCAAATATATTGAGGAAGTGTTAGTATATCTAAACTCCAAACTACGGTATAGGTTAATAAAGTTAAAATACGCTGAGACTGATGTTAAATTGAAAGGCTTACGTCATAAGATATCATAGAGATATTTCTCacattcatatatttttcttaacagattatAAAAACCTACTGATCACGGGATacgttaaaatacatattttggcAAAATAAGTGCTATGTAATTTGCAATGcaaacaaaatcttttttctttttcttgtaggAAAAATATAGGGGCAATTCCACCACTTCCGATCGCACAACATAACCACTACTGGGTTACCCCAAATAACAGACGTCTCTGGATTTGCCGACAGTTGCAAAGGCTTGAAATGTTAAACATGATTAGAGTGAGAAAAGTAGGGTTTATTCCCACTGGTGTGTTTGATGACCTAACGATTATAGATGTTGGTAGACAACAATCAAATCGTAAACAGAAGTCAAGCTTAATACTTGGACTAGTCGCGGGGATAGTATGTGCTGTCGTTATCGTATTGGCTTATTTTCTGAATAAATAATCAAATTGCAGATGCGCTGATGTATACAACTTACGGGACACTGTTGTTAGTGGTAATGCATTCAAAACTTGCGTTCAAAATTAGGAGACTTTACCTACCGGTATATGAGCTAAGCAAGGTATGAAACATTGCAATTTGAACACAATCAATTTATGGATAGCTCATAAGCTGTATGGACGCATCATCGCTTTGTTAACAAACTGTTTAATGAAGAGTATAAAATAATTGGgtaaaatcttaatatttcatAACATGCAAGCCGTGCTTTTTTGTAACATTCGACCGTTGAAGAGAAACTGTTGATTAATTATATGTACAGTATTGTAGTCAAGTTCTTTTTAAGACCACTGTGTTAGAATCTTTTGCATCTATTGCATAATTTAGTTTTcctatatttttgataaagaGGCCTAGAACTGACTTGATTTTGTTAATGGTCGGCAGAATGTTCAATGCAAACTTCATGAAAGTTGGGAAAAATTCACAAGTTGGGAGCTATTGATTTCTACAGGTCATAGTAAGGTCGTAGCAGAACATGTGCATACAACAATAAGATTGGCCCAGTACTTGCCACTTCTTAGTATCAGTATCATCAGCCGGCCGTAATCATATCTGTAATTCGTACACATAATAGTGTCAATACTCTCGGCACACCTAACTTCATAAACAAACAAGTGTGTATAATTTCCATCATTGTGATATTGATAGagtttgaaagaagtaaaataaaaatcaaggAGACAGTTAATCACATGTAGTAGAGTAATAGGTGAGTAGTGAGGACGTTGTTTGCAATTTTAGTTTATGCTATCATTAATTcaattcattattattatacaaaacagtttaaaatgagCAAAATCAAAAACggaattaattttaaaacagttaGTAGAATaagcttttattttatgttttcgagtgaattatagagttttctcagtgaaataattttaagtgataatccacagttttaaaacagtggattatcctttttatttttcactgtttttgccgaactagttccggtcctccgtcgcgattgaagtcaaattgtataccgagcgttatgaataccggggaccataatgacgatgacataattttatttgtgttatgttttctgctgacctttcccgcgatttcgacattttataaattacgcaacaacagtagagttttacacatgaattaaaaagaaaatttgtttgtgtcagtgaaatatcaattttatttcactcttgatcaccaaaaaaagtcattttcactcgtggctacgccactcgtgaaaatatcagtttttgatgctcacttgtaaaataaaattgatatttcactgaaacaaacaaattgtcaATGGGTCAGGAGTCAATCTGTACTTCTCTAACTATAACCAGATACCCATGTAGTATGTATAAATAGTATTGTcaacaaattaaacaatttttacaggggcgtacctggatgcTTTTGAAATGTACGccagatatgagcagcatagtAACGAACCAAGCAGAAATGCTGCGAATGTGGGGTAGGTGAGGGAAGGGGTCTCAATCTCTCGGCGGACTGGGTTTTTAGGGCCTCCCCTTGAAAATGTGGAAACATGTtcggcaagagatgcgttctcttgctatagTCTagcgttaatatattttgtttgtcacatttgtacttcatattacaaagataatcatTCAAATTCATAGTTTGTCACACCGCGCATGGTTACCGGCAGGGATCGTGACAGTGTCTTAAATTGCAACTGGAGCAGCCCCGGATACTTTGAAGAATATAACCATTTTTCATAAAGAGTCCTATGTAACTTTACCATGGTGTGCTTCAATAGCTCGCTCGCTCTGGCACGATACTTGGACCCTGCTGgtattcattaataattttatctaacattgtaaaatgtttaatatctatttcgCAGATGTTTCCTTGAATTACTTCGAtacaaagataataacaaaataaattatgcCAGACTTAATATGTTGAAAActcagagttctgtgaattgctctataAAATACACTGCAGGACAAaactttaaatcaacagtaaaaGTAGATAATGTAGTTATGTTGCAAAATATTtgcgtcactgaaacactgtgtctATTCTATGATATATCTTATTGTGCAACTGCCAAGACCTGCGCAGACATATCATTGTGTATCGCCAAATGGACCTAACAATGTGTCCGTTAGGGTAACTGCACCTAACTCTTACATAAATCCCAACTGCtacacatgtgaacaaatcgcatattcgaaccgtGCGCAAAGCTGTTATCATCattgtttattatttaatatcCTCTACACCGTAAAGATTGCATACTTAttaggcaatgaatggaacgttacCGCACACATTAAGATGTActaagttttttgttgttatcgttttttaaaatctttaatgcatgacttctgcatccgaATTTTAACAAGTTTTTGAATAAATGTATCTACCCGCACATtgcaaacattttaagttttctcACGCGAAACGCAAATAGCGTTAATTGTTAAATGGTATTGCGGTATCTAGatttggatatagattgatagatttaaTTGCAACCATGAAAACAATCTGCAATATCACGCCAAGAGTGTTATATTTAGCGTAACCTTTTTCTATCTCAACATCGGCTGATGATTTTTGTTCTGCTGCTGCTCCCGTGGTTTACCAATAAAATACTTGTCATTTGAAATTTGACGGGTGTCCTGTTTTTGTGCTAACAAATTTTCCGATATGCCCAAATTGAGCACATCGAGGTTTAATGGACATACATAGTAGTAtgttggtatgtttgtagaaacgAGCGCTCGGTCGTTGCCGTaaaaacttgcatgcacaatagATTTGTTGGGTATAACGACGCAACGATACAAATATAGGCCATGCTTTGATGGTGGGGAAACGGGCGGCCACctaggtaaaaccaccgaccttccgtaagccagctggatggcttcctcacatgatatgCGCAATAGAATCTCTTTTTTTGACAGGGTATCGCAAAATGATTCCCCTGAAGTGAtgctctaaatctaaaacatccaattagtatacatgtatattaaatattaatCATTGGCTAGACTTTTTTTTACTAGTTAGAAGTATTTATACTTTGTTTAGCTAAGCATGCATTTGTCTTAGTT is a window from the Mercenaria mercenaria strain notata chromosome 7, MADL_Memer_1, whole genome shotgun sequence genome containing:
- the LOC123553814 gene encoding uncharacterized protein LOC123553814, coding for MDGHCPTMKPSQIRYSAVSEKDMDDNGILIGQELDDLIKNRKNIGAIPPLPIAQHNHYWVTPNNRRLWICRQLQRLEMLNMIRVRKVGFIPTGVFDDLTIIDVGRQQSNRKQKSSLILGLVAGIVCAVVIVLAYFLNK